GAAGAAGGTACTTAAAAAGCTTCACCTATCCTCCAGGAGCCCTGACAGTGGTAAAACTGAAGTAGCTTCCACCAAGAAGAAGTTCCAAAaggtatgattttttttttctctgctcTCTAAAACGCCTGCCTATACATGCAACATCTTGAAATATACAACATGTTGAAAGCATTTTCTAGAGCACTTCTATAATACTGTTGCAGAATTAGCTCTAGTGAAAAGCTTGCTTCTAACAAACTTGAATTTATTGTAAGTGCAGATAGCACAAGTTTTCCATAGGAAAGTATATCCAGAAGACTCCATAATGGAAAGCAAAATATACAGCAGCATGACAGAACCAAAAAACAGCAAAGCAAATTCTACTGGACTAATGTCCGAGAAGGTGAGACCATGTCACAAGACAAGTAAAAGATGGATCCAATATGAGCTAAGAAATTCACATTCATCTGGAAAAGGAGAACACTGGATCAAAACAGACGAAGACTGTAAGTGCACCTTCATACTACTGATATATTCATAAGCCCATTTATTTCAAAGCAAGAATGTGATTCTGGATCTTtacttatacaaaaaaaatttatacaatGCCATTTAGGCATGCACTAGTTTTCTGCTTGTGGTCGAACCAGATAATAATCCAACATTGCTTTGCAGACTTCGTGTTGGAGCTGTAAGGGATGAGAAGAAACGCAAATTAAAAAGTGCGAGTGTGTTATGTCAGTTCATGCATGTGTGAATCGTGTGGTGTGATTATGTAAAATGTGTTCAAAACTTAGCGGGAATGTTCGTTATGCCCTTCtatgtaataataaatattcaCCGGGTTTTATAATTGCAGCAAGATATCTCATATCCATGGTTTGGCAAACTAAAATGAAGAGAAATCATTGTTGTCCGCATTGACTCAAATCCAGTTATACGTTTTGATCTCATAAGAGAAACATTGTATCTCTCTCAACTGATAAACCGTAACATGTCATTATCTCCTATACAAAAGAACGAGCGGCTCTCTAAACTCCATACAATAATAAATGTATGCGTGGGTAAAATCCTATATCACTTTTCTGCAAGAATACCAGAATAACCAAAAGTATCCGAGCCGAACCTGGTATGGACCTTCGGCAATAATGAATATCGAACTAAACTGGTGGACGCTCTGCAACAAGAACACCAGCTGATTCCATTCTCCATGACTGGTCGACCAAGGTTGCTAACTCTCTGcagaaatattttatacaaaaagcACGAGAGGTGAAAAGCAGTAGCAGCAATTGTTTAAGGGAGAAAAATTGGATTAATCCCATTAACAAGAGCTCAAACTGTTTTACTTAAAAAGGTCCATAACTAATacttgaaagagaagaaaatatgGGAGACGACTGTATAACAATAGCTCAAACAAGGTACATGTGTAGAGAAGGCGCTATGTTtatgagaaaaaatataaaagaaagtgTGCAAAATCATTAACACCGAAgcgaagagaaagaaaaaactgAGCATACCTTAGGTCATGACTTACAACAAGTAAAGTCAGTTCCTTCTTCAGGTGCTTCAAGAGCTTTGCAACATCCGCGCGTGCTTTCCAATCTGATTGCAGAGAAAATCAAAAATGACATAGTATGAGAAACCGTTCATGGTTTTCatgcaaatgaaaagaaaaatgaagatCATATGCAGCGAGAACAccaaagagaaaagaagaaacataTTCTGTAAAGAACGACAAGCAAAAACACacaagagagagaagaagcagGATCCGTCATACCAAGACCGGCGAGGGGCTCATCCAAAATCAATAAATCAGGAGTTTGCACCTACAAAAAGCATGACCACTTAGAACAGGTCAATTTTGCATACGTTAAAAAAACCTTTGGTCGCACCAATTGAATAGCTAGTGCAAGCCGACGCTTGTAGCCTCCACTTAGTAACTGGGGGTCTTTATCAAGTGGGATGCTGTCTAACCCAACCTAACAATTCAATAAGAAAGCAACTATAAGAGAGTATCACTGGACACAATATGACCATTGACCGAACCAGGAGGAGTGGGATACCCAATTAAAAGCTCGCTGGAGGTTTGAAGTCAGACGCTCCTTTAACTGCAAACTACCCTTTTGCCTTGGCCAACCAAAAGTAATTTCGTCAAGCACATTATCTGCCACAAAGAATCTGccgcacaaaaaaaaaaaaaaaactacacatCAATATCTTCTTGTCACTGATAAGATCAAACAAAAGGGTAATAATGACTACTAGTACCTCTCTGGAAACTGGAAAACGATGCCAACTTTTTCAGTGGGAAACAGCTCAGAATCCGCATTTGGTTGGCCATCATCCCCATATCTTTGGATACAAATGGAACCTGATGTTGGTTTGTTCAGCCCCGCAAGAAGCTGCAGAAGACAAGAAggtaaaaaaatccaaaatttgtaAGATTAAAAACTGTGTATGATCGTGAAACAATGAACCTGCAGAAGGGTAGTTTTTCCACTCCCGCTCTTGCCAAAAATCAAGCCAAAGCTGGAGAAAGAATAGAAACGCAAAACTATTTGTTAGGCATGCTTATACACGCAGAGAAAGAAGCTAAATAGCTCAAAAGAGAGACAAGCAATAATGAGATAAAAGCAAAGAGAACCTCTTCTCACGGAGAGAAAGATTAACACCATTCAAAATATTCAACTCTGTTCCAGGTGGACGGTAGCATATATCCCTAACCTTCAAAACGCAATTCATAACAAACCCAAACGATTTAGagaggaaaataaaaaatattaagctGAATCAACTACATTCACTGAAAACAGAAAGAAGAATCATAGTGGAAAAAGACATTCACCCACCTCGAGGCATGAATAATCGCAAGAGATTACACTACGTTTCGTCGTCCTCCGAAATCTCAACCTAACAAAAACCCAACCAACAGTGAGAGAAATCAAAGTATGCGGTGAAGAAGATTTATGGAGTTCAGGAGTAATTGGCGTACGCTTGCTTCCAGCCAACTGCGCACGCTGGTGGTTCGCCGATACGGAAGACCGGCGCGAAGCTCGAAACCGTCGAAAGTAACATGGTCCACTATATAATAGCTCCGGTATGATCGGAAAATATTTGGCGGAAATTCTCAGTCCCGGTGAGTGTTCGTTACTTTTTTACCCTCCTACGCGATGGAGGAAATAGAGCCTTGGGCTTTTCAggcaaatttattttcttttaagagTCTGCATTGTTGGGCCTTCACAACAAAAAGCCCACTATCATGCCAGGCTTTTGTAAGCTTTATTTTATAAGAGAATATGCAATTGCCGCTGCAAAATAAGTACATGTTCAATCAAATTTCAGATACATATCAAGAAAAAAATCCCTTGGAAAAATGTCAGTTACAAGAGGTATAATTGGATATTATTGTGTTTCATTCACTTCCAACATTGCTCAAACGCTAAGACGTGAGAGATGGAGACAgacaaccaaaacaaaaattcacAGCTAAGTAGTGTTGAAACCGGAGTCATACATCCACAACTCTTACCAAAACAGAAAAACCTTCGTGTATGTATACAGAAAAGCACAACACACACACTAATTCTTGTCTTTTGGAACATCCTTCTCCGGAACCTTGGTTTCAATTTCCTTTGGTTTTGCTGACTGAGCTgccctgaaaaaaaaaacccacaaTCAAACTCATCAGCCACTCACACACTCACTCACTTTGCTTTTGTGTTGCTATCTAATAACCAGCACTGAACCACACTCCTCTTTTGCACACTTAAACCACTGTCACCATCAAGTCATTACTACACTAatcaatttttcttaatttatcaAGTTACCAAATCTTAGAAACTGGTCACCCAAAGAAACTACGGTTTCGTTCTAATTATCTTTTTACAATACTTGGATACGAATTCAATCAAAGATTGCTCTGAAATCTATCAGCGCACTAAGCTCGCTgagaaaaaattacaaaatcataatCCCTAAACAAACAACTTCGTgaaagtaaaattaaaaaaaaaaaaagaatcgtgATCGAGAGAAAGATGGCTAACTTGGAGGCGGCGGAAGATTCCTCTTCGAGCCAGTTGCGGATGTGCTTGACGTTGCGCCTCAAGACGGTGGCAGATTGCTTGACGTCGCCCTTCAGTAGCATCACAACGGCGCCTACTCCGGCCACCGTCAGTATGAAATTCGTCAAACCCATTATAGTATTTCGATTCCCAAGAATCAGATTCGAAGATCGCAGGCCAGTGGGGACGCTAGGGATTTTAAGAGGAGGGTTTATGGTGAAATCGTTCCTTGATCGTGAATTCGTGATTCGCCTCTTTCTATGGGCCGTCATTTTGCAAATATATGGACCCTTTAAGATTATTAAAAGCCCAAATCACCAGccgattttcttttcttttttcgttAAAAGCTTTAGTGGGCCAAtggttgtattttaatggattcgaaaatccaaactaaatctagtgttattagttttatgattttcaaatctctattaaaataatatgttattggtttaatgattcataaattttatatcaaattaaatGTTATTCGATCGTAAGGATTTACtgataaatttgattttataatggatttgaatagatttgtttgaatttttttgttaaaaatacaaagactcaaatccgaggaaaACTTCCggatttgtatattttacttgaatttataaatactacataaatttctaaatcaatcaaaatatataaacctttACTAAGTGATGAAATGGTGATGTGATGTTGAgttcaaaaataacaaaacaaattgatAATGATCTACTATGTTTGACGTGACGATAACTTGTTCCGATTGAGCGCAAGTTTGTGGCGAGAGGTACTTATCAATTCACTTATATATTGCTTCTCCATGaagatatatatcatatattcataTGTTGTTTTCAACATTTCATAATAACAATTTTCATCAAGTAGTTTGTCAATACTATATATCTTAATATTATAATACTTTGTTAATTAGCCTTGAAGAATGGAATATCCGTAGTCATAGATATATTTAGATTCTAATTTATGAAAAGAATTGTCAGTTCTCGTCCATGCATGATGATtcatatataagaaaatgaaatcatatgATTGTAGAAGGTACTAATACTAATAGTAGTTCAAAAAAAGGTACTAATAAAACAACAAGGAAGAGAACACTTAAAGGGAATTAGAAATCAAAGCTGATGATTCGGATATAAAATTAAGGATGCAGCTAGCATTGAGGGACACGGCAATGTTAAATTGATTAGGAAGCGTATATGTGGATATGAAGAGCGATAAGGGAGACTGTGATGCATGCAAAGAAGATAAGAGTGTGGATGACTATAGCTGCGCCGCTTGTCTGAAATCCGCCAAACTCAACCGCTTTGGTCTTCCCAGGAAGCTGGAACAGTACTCCGGGCGTCAATATGATGAACAGAATCACCGACATTAACACTGGTCCCCAGTTCAACGCCATCGTCTCGGTATCTTAAAACAATCCGGTTAATATGTATGGTAAATTCAAGAGTTCGTTGTAAAAGCTACGGGCTATAGCTAGTGTATGTACGTTGTTTTATAGGATGCTTGTGCGAAGAATGAGAGATTGTAATGAAACATAAGCTTGATCAACCGAACGAATTTAGAAGTTTGCAAGGTGAAGAAAAGAACCATTCTCTGCAGtatcaaaactataaaattatactattgTCACACCATATATTGATTGTTGGGTATGCTAAGAATCTGATTCGATCTCGTGGGTATGTAGtatctcttgtttttttctgtttgttagAAGAGACACtttgtctctttttcttttattgcaAGAGACATTTGGCCTTTGAGCACTGAGTTTCTGTCTTTATCAATGAATTCATCGTAAGTATATTTCTATAAATGTCTAGAAAATTAGTTTTTACTATAGAAATAGCGGTTACTCCTAGTTCATTTGGACACAACATCAAATGGATAAGTTGTTCGAATTTCTAGGAGTCGACATTATATGccagaaaaaaatatagatggGCCCTGTTCGTTTCAGAACCGCTGCCGCAGCGACAGAAAATATAACAGTGAttctattaattaatggagCGAAACGTGGGTGACGGAGCTATTTAGTGTCGCAGCGACAGATCTATTACAAACAAGAGACGTCGCTGAAAAAATTGGCGTCCATAAAAGACGTCACGGAGTTATCCGGAGATCACTTCCAGCGACTATTTCTGTTCCACCATAGCTACTTCGCTCTTCATTAGTGTTAATTTTCTGGTCGCTGCCGCACCTATTCAGTAACGAACAGGGCCATGATACAATCAATTCTTGTCCATAAAAATTGATAACTTATCCATATTAGGGTCGAGCCgctcatatatgtattttattacgCAAGTTAAACGAAcgtgtttattttatttgttgcgACGAATATTCAATAACATATTGGACTAatctaaatatatacatatttctttcatataaatacaCGTGAAAACGACTCTTCACCGAATAATTGATTTGCAAATGCGATTCTTGACAAGAAAACGTACAAGTGTATGACCAAATAAACCAATAATATTCATTACTTGAACACACTCGTGTTCTGTTGCAAATAGGACATCAGACCATCTGCATTCGACCTTCAATGAAGTTCAcactttttccaaaaaaaaatatattaaaatattttctttttcgtgAGCTCAGCTCCTACAGGTTTAGTGGGATGAACCTGGTTCATCACTGTATTGCGGGCCCCACGCTACGTGGTGGTCCGCGATTGGtctgcttaattttttttttttaaaatcaaacggaaaagtaaaaaaataataataaaaaattaaaattatgaacCCCACTCAAAGTTCATTGATGCAGATGCTCTTACACATGCATGCAAGTTGCGTTGatgtaattttcaaaaaaaaaagttgcgtTCATGTACATAAAAGCCACTGGCAAAAAAAAAGGTCATGCATGCAAGTTGTGTTTTGTATAgacattatatacaaatttgttataagataaactttgaaatgatcctccactcttttaccaactcaagcactatgatcatctactcaccaagcactatgatcatctactcaccaagcactatgatcacccactcatttaccaaatcaagcaccatctttgttattttatgtattgttgctcactataaataccatcactcatctcactcttttgtacaccaaagACAAGAAGAAGAGTTTATAAACAAAGAATCATTACATCTCATCTCTATTCTCCCTCTTCATAGTAAATATTCTCTCTTGCATATTTATCATATATCTTCTTTCTGCGGGGAAAATATttcgcccttatttaaatttttcgatactataaattataagttatttcataacacgttatcagcacgatcactctgcgattcggtaaaatttatttgtatcatttatacactgttataatggtcggtataccgcctctactattatttatatcatgttataatggccggaatactgCCTATATTATTtgctagtaatttaatttatttattggtcggccgagccgccttatatcctgtttattatttattggtcggctgagccgccttatattctgtttattattaattggtcggccgagccgccgtataatttatttattattctgcattgatcggctgagccgtcgcatgatttgttgtcatataacataaatatttcattgtcataatttttcacttttatgaaattttatagatttgattgaccgtttaatacgatattttcagactaatttttggtgcactcgatttaacccaacggtcacaaagaaaatttttctcctttctccaacggtcatgaacagtaattttcatctataaatacaactcattttcactccatttcatcatccaaaacatttcatcttctctcaaaaatttcaaatcgctctcctccgatttttcatttcaagaaagatgattcgcgcacttttgtttttatgtgccatttttatttgtgtttctatttatggtttattcgttggagaatttactccgggtgaatttaagatgaatatcggtttacttttatttacatcgtttctccttgtaattgcttgtatggttaatgtaaacggtttttaaattatgaagttctaataaaattactattttgtgttttagaaatacaaatggcaaacatcgagaaactccagttcccggctctaaaagtaaccggcgaaaactatgtcagatgggtcacaaatgtgaaaccttatcttgtaataaaaaagatatctGAAGCTATaaaagtcggtaacaaatcgccacccgagcatatagccgaggcgataatcttcctgaagaagcacttagatgagaatctaactcacgactatggagacgttgaggacccagctgtactatggcaagccttgaaagacagattcgataatcaaaaggaaatcaatctccctcacgctcttgaagagtggaaaaccctgaggtttcaggatttccaaagggttagagattacaattccactatcttgaggatagttgcacaattaaaatattgtggtaaccctgtcaccgaagcagaaatgcttgacaagacatacaataccttccacaaagaacacaacgtcttatcccgaatttacagaaaatgtgggtacaccaaattttctgaattgatggtaacactcatgttggctgaaaagaacgatgagttactaatcaaaaaccataattcccgacctacgggagccaaggcatttcccgaagtgaatgctacggcggtagaatattcgggaaggagaaaccataccaaccgaggtcgtggtcggcgtttcaacaacaaacgtggaaagccttactatcctaaaagtattagatctaacaaatgggttagatctgaacaacctcataaaggcaaagaaaccgaagaggataccacaaagaaaagtgagactgtatgttacagatgtggatgtaaaggacattggtcccgtacctgtcgtactcccccacatttgtgcaagttatatcaagaatccataaaaggaaaggctaaagaggtgaacctcacggaaaacgttgaagggacctcataccttgaatcctctgatttcgcaaatgagctggactagaatactcttgaagagtacgaaaatgtttctaataagactgctgaatagtcctcatttgtaatgtataataattatgtttttttaaagaataatgttattttaacaacaatatatgtataattattgtgtgttttctttatataatcaatgaataaatttcacgtttcacttttatttaatgtttatgataatttcagaaatggatcaaaatactaatggagcaaaatcc
The Brassica napus cultivar Da-Ae unplaced genomic scaffold, Da-Ae ScsIHWf_268;HRSCAF=444, whole genome shotgun sequence genome window above contains:
- the LOC125601925 gene encoding ABC transporter I family member 11, chloroplastic-like; translated protein: MLLSTVSSFAPVFRIGEPPACAVGWKQALRFRRTTKRSVISCDYSCLEVRDICYRPPGTELNILNGVNLSLREKSFGLIFGKSGSGKTTLLQLLAGLNKPTSGSICIQRYGDDGQPNADSELFPTEKVGIVFQFPERFFVADNVLDEITFGWPRQKGSLQLKERLTSNLQRAFNWVGLDSIPLDKDPQLLSGGYKRRLALAIQLVQTPDLLILDEPLAGLDWKARADVAKLLKHLKKELTLLVVSHDLRELATLVDQSWRMESAGVLVAERPPV
- the LOC106370591 gene encoding uncharacterized protein LOC106370591 — its product is MTAHRKRRITNSRSRNDFTINPPLKIPSVPTGLRSSNLILGNRNTIMGLTNFILTVAGVGAVVMLLKGDVKQSATVLRRNVKHIRNWLEEESSAASKAAQSAKPKEIETKVPEKDVPKDKN
- the LOC106370589 gene encoding uncharacterized protein LOC106370589, whose protein sequence is MALNWGPVLMSVILFIILTPGVLFQLPGKTKAVEFGGFQTSGAAIVIHTLIFFACITVSLIALHIHIYAS